ctctacctctctctctctctgtgtgtgtgtgtgtgtgtgtgtgtgcgcacgtgtgtgtgtgtgtgactgtgtcctgtgtggctgtgtgtgcgtgtgtgtgtgcatatgcgcACATGAGAGGGGGAATGTGGAAGTGTCTGCCTGAACTCCTAACAGTGTGCGTATGTAAAACCCTTTTTTTGGTaagagattgagtgagtgtgtgaattGTATTTATTTATGACTATGTGTGAAGGAGAAAcccaatctctctctgtctctctctctctctgtgtgtctctctctgtctctctgtctcgctctctcgcgctctctctctcttttctctctttgtcaAGAAGCCTGCAAAGTCTATGGTgacctctgttaatgaaagcattTTCAGGCATTtggttgtgaaaggtgcaatATAGATGCAGGACTACTTTTCTCACTGAGTAGCATCAGAGAAagcagtgcagaagaggccatttgacccattcaCTCTGCACCGACACTCccacctatccccataaccctgcatttcccatggctaacccacctcgccaGCATGTCCCtgcacactgtgggacaatttacctcggctaatccaccctgacctgcacatcttcggacagttgggaggaaactggagcacccggtggaaacccacgcagacacggggagaatgtgcaaaccccacacagacagccgcccaaaggtgggatcaaacccaggtccctggcgctgtgaggcagcagtgctaaccactgagccgccatactGCCCTACTCTGTCTCTGATTGAGACATCATCAAGCTGACATGTTCACTGTGTCTCTGGTGTTTttctgatttctttcagttaaGGCTGTTAGATGTTAAGGCCAGTTAGTTTTTCCAGAGTTAACCCAACCATTTGATTGAGTTTGAAGTGGTGGGCACagactggaagggctgaatggcccttttTCCGTAAGCATGCTGACCTCTCAGCACACCGTGAGGTCAGCTACTGGAACCGTTCTCCTTTCCCCCCCCGTGCCACGCCGCACTCGGGCACACAAACCTGACTGGATGTAGCTTTTGCCGTGTTGTGATGTTCCTCTGAAACTTTCCGATCCTCACCTCCGCGTCattcctcctccccccaccccctttggCAGACACAAGGTCCGGCACTCTGTCGCTCAGCTGGCAGCCATTATCGTCAAGCATGAAACGCCCGAGAAGTGGCCGCAGTTGCTTCAGTTTATAACTCAATGGACAAAGAGCAGTGTTCCGGAAGAGAGACAGGTGGGTCAAGGCTGCTGTAGGCCGAGGCTGATCGATCAGTCTGGTTCCCCCGCCCAGCGACATGACACCGTTTTCACCCTGGCCACTTGCATGGCGCGTTTGTAAATGTTGGAAACAGAAGTGATCTCCGAAAAGAGGTTGTGCTTTTCCGACTCAGCTCCAGAACTTGGGAAAGCAAGTGGCGAGGACAGcgcatgagggacatagacaggctAAACTGGACAGGTGGAATTGTGGGGAAATGGGAGGTTCTGCAGGAAGAATActggagctgaatattatttaaatggggaaagactgcggAAAGCTGCAGGGCAAAGAGCTAGCCTGCAGGTTCAACGCCACGAAGGAagacactgggggggggggggggaagtataAAAGTCGGGCGGCTTTTCACTAAAACTGTACATGGCACTGGTCAGAACTGTGTGCAGCTTCAGGGCCCCTTCTCTAAGGGAAGACTAGATCAGACAACAGAGGCAAACCAGAGAAGGTTCCCTCGGCTGCTCCCggggatggagggactgtctgaGGGAGAGGGCAAGTCCGTTGGGGCCTGgactcgagtttagaagaatcacaGGCGACTGGATTGAAACGGACAAGATCCtgcggggggggtggggaggagatgaGGAGAGgtattcaaggctgggatagagtgggagaggtttttaatcaggaaggggggGAATCGAGGGGACAAGGCAGCAAACTGATCCTATCCTGACCTGACATGTCCTTGTGTTTGTTCTGAAGCGAGCGGTTGTAGGCGGGCGCCCCTGAATTAAAGGACAGCGATGGCTGAGTCTCGAGCCCACAGGGCAGCAGTAACTGATCCATTCTGTCTTTGATCGGGGCTTCAGGTCGGgatgctgctgctgagcactgTCGTGGACATCAGCACCGAGTCCTTCAAGCGACATTTTCGTGAACTGATGCGTCTCTTCCACCAGACGCTGGAGGACCACGACAACCCATTGGTGGTCTTCTACACCATTCAGACACTCACTGCTGTGGTCTCCTACATGGGAACAGATGAAGTGGTAAGTCTTGTCTGGCTGAGACGCAAAGTGTGACCCCTTGTTCACTAACGACATAACGTTTGCCAGTCATGTAAGCAAGGTATTCATCTCTTCAGGCTTTTAATTGTGGGCAACGTGAGAGTCCGATCTCACCCCACGTGAGCCTTTGGGTCTCTGCTGTCGAGTGAGATTTGTCCTCTGGCCTCCAATCAAAATGCAGTCAGGAGTTCACAGCCCAACAAGCAGCAGGAACAATCCGCTGTTAGGTTTTATGACTCGAGTTGCAGGACGGATAAGGCCAAGTTTTGTCGTTTAATTGTCCAAATAAGTTGGCTCCTGTGCGTTGCAGGTCCAGCAGCAGTTCTGTGCTTTAAATTGGTGTAAGCTTTTTAACTGCTTGCTTTAAGGAGCGGCAGTCACTTTCTCTTAAAGTGTGCGTGTGTAACCAACTTGAAAATTATGCTCTCTGGTTAGTTTTCATTCGTAACTCTTGTGACTCGCAACTTGGGTGGCTTTCTCGCAGTGGGTAGCTTAAATgacctttttttattatttgttttcagTGAGCCATAGAATAAACTGGGCTGTACAAGTTGTGCTGATTTTTTGACGTCCGGTAGTCGAGGCGGTGTGATTGAGTTgttgaccataagatataggagcagccttgggccatccagcccatcaagtcattCTGACATTCTCTCGTGGTTGATAGGTTTGTCACTGGTGAATAAGCAGTAATTCTCAAAAGTCTCTCGTCAGCTAGAAGCCACGAAATCCGTCTCCCAAAGTAGACGGATTTTTGTGAAGTCAGCGTGGTCCTGTGACTTGTCAGAATGGAAAGACCCTTTTCTCGATTTTAAACGAAATAGTGAACTGCAGACCTTTGCAGACATCCACTCCCTTTTCTGAACATGAAAGTTGCCAGGCGCCAGGAAACCCCAGGGAAATTTGTTGTGCTCTTGCCATCCTGTTGCTGGCGACTGTGGAGTCGGGAATTAATTGTGGACCAAGCTGGGGATGATCCAGACACGAGGTTCCCACACCCTGGTGGTGAAGAGCTTTGGGAGCTGTGGTCAATATCCCCCTCAAACACAACCAGTCGCACGCCATGTCCCTCCCATTATTCCTACAAAGCGTCCCGTTCCAAAATGAATTCTCAAAGTCTGCTCCTGCTGACTCCGAGGAAGCCTGTTTGGCAGATTTACCGGAACTTCGGGTGAACCTTCAGGATTGAGGTAAATTTAATCTAGAATGTTTAAAGGTGGTCGGGCTAAACCATTTGTAACCCGTTGTCTCCCCAGACTCTGTTTATGATCATTATTCCCCCGCACAGAATGTCTGTTGGTCATTACTGACACAGTTCATCCTTGTCGTCACAGACTCTTGCTAATTTGCTGAATGTGGCGGGGGCCTTATTCAATACCGCTGTAGCTGGGGGGTGATTTCTCTCTCAAACGTGACCCTGACACCCTTTTCTGTTCCCGCTGCAGAATTTGATGCGCCCTATGATCCCAAAGCTGCTGGTCGCTATCCAGACCCTCATTCAGCACAATCAGGTAAGGGACTCGGCAGCACAGGGCGCTACAGATTGTTCCCTCGTGACGCTGCCAGGGGATCAGTGGGATGGCGATAAGACCTGTCGcggaaagtgtgaagtgattcgttTCGGTACGGATAGTGTCGAGACAGTGTCACACCGCATGTGCAGCTCgagggagctgggtgtgtgtgtgtcgttAAGTCagggaaggtggcaggacaggatGAGAGCGCAATTAGTAATGTGTACAAGAACGGCGAGGTGATGTTGACTTTGTGTCACGCACTGGTGGAGGAGTGTGTGCCCAGTCCTGGGCCCCCCCCCCCGTGCTTTCCGAAAGTGGTGGAGAGAGAGCGCATAAAAGGTGACTGGGAATGGCTGGGGGATGAGGGTCTTCAGCGGCTTGGATAGGTCGGAGGAGCCGGGAAGGGGTCTGGacagaggagagagggagaagccATTCCCGTTGGCAGGACGGTCAGGAATTGACGGGGCACAGATCACGCAGTGAGCGGTCAGGACCTGGCGTACGCTACCCGAGGGCACGGTGGAGGCAGGCTCGGTCGAGGCGTTCGAGAGGAAATTggatcagtatctgagaagcaaGGGGTTCTGGGGAGATGGCAGAGCTGggtgacctccttctgtgccaaTCGCTGAGCTGCGATTGGGGGGGGatggtggggagggggttggtgCTTTTTAAGCCAAGCCAGTTCGATTTAATATCGGTTATTATTTATCAGCAAGGCAGCTATTGGTTTCCCAGCCCcagttggtggtggtggaagactgGGTGAAGAGTTGGCCAGAAGGCAGTGAGTAATATTTGGATGACGGACCGTACTCGTGACTGCTGTTGCGCCGTGTGGTAAACCGgactcctcttcctcttccttctCCCTGTCAGGATCAAGCCAGCGAGGCGATGGAAGTTTTCGATGAACTGATGGAGAGTGAAGTGTCGATCATTGTGccgtacctgtctcagattgtccacttctgcctggaggtcagtccAGCGATCCTGCTGTGCCAGTGGCTGTGAACGTGTCCTCCCTCCTTCCACTCCTTCCCATCCCCCTTTTGCTCTTTCCCTCTGGGTTCAGTCACGGTGAGATGAGGTGGGGCTGCTTTCAGCCTTCCAGGTGAGTCGGCTTTGAATGTTGAGACATAAGTGGTctcctcagcctgagctacaccTTTTAGCAGACTGATGCATGCTTTAGTTAGAATCGAGACCTGTGCTGTACCATTCCTCTGACTGTAcagagggagcttcactctgtatctaaccccgtgctgttgctgtccctgtccctgggatgggggggactgtgtagagggagctttactctgtatctaaccccgtgctgttgctgtccctgtccctgggatgggggggactgtgtagagggagctttactctatatctaaccccgtgctgttgctgtccctgtccttgggatgggggggactgtgtagagggagctttactctgtatctaatcccatgctgttgctgtccctgtccctgggatgggggggactgtgtagagggagctttactctatatctaaccccgtgctgttgctgtccctgtccctgggatgggggggactgtgtagagggagctttactctatatctaaccccgtgctgttgctgtccctgtccctgggatgggggggactgtgtagagggagctttactctatatctaaccccgtgctgttgctgtccctgtccctgggatgggggggactgtgtagagggagctttactctatatctaaccccgtgctgttgctgtccctgtccctgggatgggggggactgtgtagagggagctttactctatatctaaccccgtgctgttgctgtccctgtccctgggatgggggggactgtgtagagggagctttactctgtatctaaccccgtgctgttgctgtccctgtccctgggatgggggggactgtgtagagggagctttactctgtatctaaccccgtgctgttgctgtccctgtccctgggatgggggggactgtgtagagggagctttactctgtatctaaccccgtgctgttgctgtccctgtccctgggatgggggggactgtgtagagggagctttactctgttctctgtatctaaccccatgatGTCCCTgggattggtggggggggggggggggagacagtgtagagggagctttactctgtatttaaccccgtgctgtccctgtccctaggATGGGGCTcgatgtagagggagctttactctgtatctaaccccatgctgtctctTGGATTGAGGGGGAGGGGtgcagtgtagaggaagcttatCTCTGTATTTAGCCCCATGCTGTACCTGGGTCTGGGGGATACTGgaggaagctttattctgtatctaaccccatgctgtccctgtccctgggatggggggacagtgtagagggagctttactctgtatctaacctggtgctggccctgtccctgggatgggggggacagtgtagagggatctttactctgtacctaacctggtgctgtccctgtccctgggagagtTTGACAAAATGTCATTAGATGCAACACCATGATGATCATTGAATTCTGCCCTCAGAAAGGTCCCAATTTACTTCATCTTGGGATGTCGCCAAATGCTTTACATTGTGAAAGTTGGTGATTTGATGGGTCCTCATTGCTATAGCGTAGTAAATCTATGAACTAAATTACACACCGCAAGGTCTGAAAAGCAGCAATGTGTCCCTAACGTCGATTCAGGGGTAAGGTTTGGACCCTGGGGAGGGCCCTCTGTTCCGGTCGAAGTAACATCTTTTATGTCCGTCTGAAAGGACAGGCAGTACCTGATCCGAAACCTTAAAGGGACTGTCAATGGAGTGCAGTGTGAACCCGCagccttctgattcagaggcCAGACAGCAGAGCTCTGTCCTCCGTCCATCTCTGCCCGACAGAAACAGGCAGTTTACAATCCCCTGGCAGCATCTCACAAGGCCCTGAATACTGGCCTAATGCAGCTTCGCCTGTTCCGGCCTCCTGTTAATGTGAATTGATCGATGTTTGGAGCTATAGTTCGTCATGGAATGTCAAGCTTGTCGCCTGCAGACCCAAGCTCCTGATGAAACAGTGGAACGTCCTGAGTGCCTGCAGAAATGTTACACTCTGAGGGCGATAAATAAGGAAACTGAAGTTACATTGGTTCACGCATCTGGAGGTGGACACAGCAGCATTCAGGCACATGCTTGTCCAGCACAAAGATCCTCCAGGTGATTCAACTAAAGGATTCCACTTTGGCTTTAACTGAAGGAAAAACTGAGCTAAATCATCgtatccctacagtgaggaaacaggccatttggcccaacgagtccacacctaccctcagagtatcccactcaaaccctACCCTCTTACTCTAcgttttacccctgactaaaacacctaacctgcacatccctgggcaaatgggtaatttagcacggccaatccgccctaaacttcacatccctgggcactctgggtaatttagcacggccaatccaccctaacctgcacatccctgggcactatgggtaatttagcacggccaatccaccctgacctgcacatccctgggcactacgggtaatttagcatggccaatccaccctaaccaacacatccctgggcagtatgggtaatttagcacggccaatccaccctgacctgcacatccctggacactatgggtaatttagcacggcaaatccactctaacctgcacacctttggactgcgggaggaaaccggagcacccggaggaaacccacacagacacaaggggaagaatgtgcaaactccacactgccaGTTGCcctgagcctggaatcgaacccgggtcccgggtcactatgaggcagcagtgctaaccactgagccaccgtgccgcccattaaatGATTCGGCCCTCACTGCTGGGGAATTGAACCCCGATCTCCTGCATGACAGGCGGGGATACTGACCATTAAAACTACCAAGGAGTTGGCAGGTCCCAGCAATGTGGTTACAATGAGGTTACAACTTCAGATATCGGAGCAGTTTCCCCTTAAAGCTGCCAAAGTTTCTCCCTGACCTCCTGCAGCATGACACCCCACCACTGCCTGGGCCTTAAaggcctggaattccctccctgcccATCATCGTTTCTGTCGTGATGACAGGGCTTGGCTGCTTCCTGCGTACCTCGGgatgttgaaggtgctgtctcgTGGCCTGCCCTTGCTGAGCTCATGAAGATGCTTCTCCT
The nucleotide sequence above comes from Chiloscyllium plagiosum isolate BGI_BamShark_2017 unplaced genomic scaffold, ASM401019v2 scaf_12960, whole genome shotgun sequence. Encoded proteins:
- the LOC122547915 gene encoding importin-4-like; this translates as MLLLSTVVDISTESFKRHFRELMRLFHQTLEDHDNPLVVFYTIQTLTAVVSYMGTDEVNLMRPMIPKLLVAIQTLIQHNQDQASEAMEVFDELMESEVSIIVPYLSQIVHFCLEIAANAILGDNIRVKALSCVSFLIKLKGKAIMKQKLLPSILNVLYPIMCAPPPEGEMDPEDLDLEDDIEEEVEAQTPKHFSAQ